The following nucleotide sequence is from Nitrosopumilus adriaticus.
GCAGTTGATAATGCAGTTGAGAGGGAATGTACTGCTTTTCAGATATTTACTAGAAACCCAAGAGGATGGAATGCAAAAGAACTATCCAAGGAAGATATTGCAAATTTTAAATTAAAACTAAAAGCAAGTAAGATTGATAGATTTGCAACATGTGCACATATGCCATATCTGCCAAATCTTGCATCCCCTAAAGATGACGGATTTGAAAAATCAATTAAAACTTTGATTAATGAAGTTGAGAGATGTGCACAATTAGGAATTCCATATCTTGTTACACATCTAGGTAGTCATTTGGGGACAGGGGATGAAGCTGGAATAAAAAGACTAGTTGAAGGGCTAACAAGAGCAGGAAAGACAAAAAATGATGTAATGATTTTATTGGAGAACACTGCAGGTCAAAAAAATTCTGTTGGCTCTGACTTTAAGCAGCTTGGTGAAATATTCAAGCAGTTAAAACCTGCAAAGAAATTTGGTGTTTGTATTGATTCTTGCCATGCATTTGTTTCAGGATATGACTTGAGAACAGAGGAGAAAGTAAAAAAAGTGTTTTCTGAATTTGATAAATTTGTAGGACTAGAGCATTTGAAAATATTACATCTAAATGATGCTAAAGGTGACCTTGGATGTAATTTAGATAGACACTATCATTTAGGGTTGGGAGGAATTGGAGAGAAAGGAATTTCAGCCATTGTAAAGTTTGCAAACAAGAAAAAAATTCCAATAATTTTAGAAACGCCAATCGATGATGAAAGAGATGACTTTGAGAATATCAGAGTAGCAAAGGGATTTGCGTAGAAATTTATTTCATGAATGAGTGGATTGTACAATGAACTATGAAGAAGTAATGAAACTAGCACTTGAGCGTGGATTTTACTTTCCTAGCTGTGAAGTGTATTCAGATGCACAGGCTGGATTTTGGGAATATGGGCCATCAGGTGTTGGATTGAAAAATAAATTTTTAGAATTATGGAGACGTGAATTAATCAGGCGTGACGGAATGCTTGAGATTGACGGTTCTCAGATAATGTCAAAATCAGTCTTTGAGGCATCAGGACATTTAGGAAATTTTGCGGA
It contains:
- a CDS encoding deoxyribonuclease IV, coding for MQIGCHVSISGSIDKAVDNAVERECTAFQIFTRNPRGWNAKELSKEDIANFKLKLKASKIDRFATCAHMPYLPNLASPKDDGFEKSIKTLINEVERCAQLGIPYLVTHLGSHLGTGDEAGIKRLVEGLTRAGKTKNDVMILLENTAGQKNSVGSDFKQLGEIFKQLKPAKKFGVCIDSCHAFVSGYDLRTEEKVKKVFSEFDKFVGLEHLKILHLNDAKGDLGCNLDRHYHLGLGGIGEKGISAIVKFANKKKIPIILETPIDDERDDFENIRVAKGFA